The Klebsiella sp. RHBSTW-00484 genome includes a window with the following:
- the rfaC gene encoding lipopolysaccharide heptosyltransferase RfaC has product MQVLIVKTSSMGDVLHTLPALTDAALAFPGIRFDWVVEEGFAQIPSWHENVDRVIPVAIRRWRKAWFSAPIKAERKAFREAVQAEKYDAIIDAQGLLKSAALVTRLARGVKHGMDWKTAREPLASLFYNRRHHIAKQQHAVERTRELFAKSLGYAKPKTQGDYAIARHFLRQDDASAAPCLVFLHATTRDDKHWPEENWRALISLLADSGLRVKLPWGAPHEEARAKRLAEGHDFVDVLPRMSLEQVAQVLAGARGVVSVDTGLSHLTAALDKPNFTLYGPTDPGLIGGYGKNQYVVRPENGSSTGDIAAPHVFELLKASRLIELNSLHESPEKK; this is encoded by the coding sequence ATGCAGGTATTGATCGTAAAAACCTCGTCCATGGGCGACGTACTGCACACGCTACCCGCGCTGACCGACGCCGCGCTGGCCTTTCCCGGTATTCGTTTCGACTGGGTCGTTGAGGAAGGCTTCGCGCAGATCCCTTCATGGCATGAAAACGTCGATCGGGTGATCCCGGTGGCGATTCGTCGCTGGCGCAAAGCGTGGTTTTCCGCGCCAATAAAAGCCGAGCGCAAGGCATTTCGCGAAGCAGTGCAGGCGGAAAAATACGACGCAATTATTGACGCTCAGGGGTTGCTGAAAAGCGCTGCGCTGGTAACCCGCCTGGCCCGTGGCGTTAAGCACGGCATGGACTGGAAGACCGCCCGCGAACCGCTGGCGAGCCTGTTCTATAACCGTCGCCACCATATCGCTAAACAGCAACACGCCGTTGAGCGCACCCGCGAACTGTTCGCCAAAAGCCTCGGCTACGCAAAGCCAAAAACTCAGGGCGACTACGCCATCGCTCGCCACTTTCTGCGCCAGGATGACGCATCTGCCGCACCGTGTCTGGTATTCCTGCACGCCACCACTCGCGATGACAAACACTGGCCGGAAGAGAACTGGCGGGCGCTTATCAGCCTGCTGGCCGACAGCGGCCTGAGAGTGAAGCTGCCGTGGGGCGCACCGCATGAAGAGGCGCGGGCCAAACGCCTGGCGGAAGGGCATGATTTTGTCGACGTGTTGCCGCGCATGAGCCTGGAGCAGGTTGCCCAGGTACTGGCAGGCGCGCGCGGGGTGGTTTCCGTCGACACCGGTCTGAGCCATTTAACCGCCGCGCTCGATAAACCAAATTTCACGCTATACGGCCCGACCGATCCGGGGCTGATTGGCGGCTACGGTAAAAATCAGTACGTCGTGCGCCCGGAAAACGGCAGCAGCACGGGGGATATTGCAGCTCCGCACGTATTCGAACTACTGAAGGCATCTCGCCTTATCGAACTGAATTCTTTGCACGAGAGTCCAGAAAAAAAATGA
- the rfaF gene encoding ADP-heptose--LPS heptosyltransferase RfaF — MKILVVGPSWVGDMMMSQSLYRTLRARYPQAIIDVMAPAWCRPLLSRMPEVNEAIPMPLGHGALEIGERRKLGHSLRERRYDRAYVLPNSFKSALVPFFAGIPLRTGWLGEMRYGLLNDARKLDKEAWPLMVERYVGLAYDKGVMRCAKDLPQPLLWPQLQVNEGEKSQTCNAFNLSSDRPIIGFCPGAEFGPAKRWPHYHYAELAKQLIDDGYQIALFGSAKDNEAGKEIIATLSTEQQAWCRNLAGETQLEQAVILIAACKAVVSNDSGLMHVAAALDRPLVALYGPSSPNFTPPLSHKARVIRLISGYHKVRKGDAAEGYHQSLIDITPQRVLEELNALLTEKLETEEA, encoded by the coding sequence ATGAAAATACTGGTGGTTGGCCCGTCTTGGGTAGGCGACATGATGATGTCGCAAAGTCTCTATCGTACGCTCAGGGCGCGCTATCCCCAGGCAATCATCGACGTGATGGCACCCGCGTGGTGTCGTCCGCTGCTGTCGCGTATGCCAGAAGTCAATGAAGCGATCCCGATGCCACTTGGTCACGGAGCGCTGGAAATCGGCGAGCGCCGCAAGCTTGGGCACAGCCTGCGCGAGCGTCGTTACGATCGCGCTTACGTGCTACCGAATTCGTTTAAGTCGGCCCTGGTGCCATTCTTCGCGGGTATCCCGCTTCGTACCGGCTGGCTTGGCGAGATGCGCTACGGCCTGCTGAACGATGCCCGCAAACTGGATAAAGAAGCCTGGCCGCTGATGGTCGAACGTTATGTCGGTCTGGCTTACGACAAAGGCGTGATGCGCTGCGCGAAAGACCTGCCGCAGCCGCTGCTGTGGCCGCAGTTGCAGGTGAATGAAGGTGAGAAATCGCAGACTTGTAACGCGTTCAACCTCTCCTCTGACCGCCCGATTATCGGTTTCTGCCCCGGCGCGGAATTTGGCCCGGCCAAACGCTGGCCACACTACCACTACGCTGAGCTGGCGAAACAGTTGATCGACGACGGTTATCAAATCGCCCTGTTCGGTTCTGCTAAAGATAACGAAGCGGGCAAAGAGATCATCGCCACGCTGAGCACGGAGCAGCAGGCATGGTGTCGCAACCTGGCCGGGGAGACCCAGCTTGAGCAGGCCGTCATTCTGATCGCCGCCTGTAAAGCGGTGGTCAGCAACGACTCCGGCCTGATGCACGTCGCCGCCGCACTGGACCGTCCGCTGGTCGCGCTCTATGGTCCGAGCAGCCCGAATTTCACCCCGCCGTTGTCGCATAAAGCGCGCGTTATCCGCCTGATTAGCGGCTACCACAAAGTGCGCAAAGGCGATGCCGCCGAAGGTTATCACCAAAGCTTGATCGACATTACCCCACAGCGCGTACTGGAAGAACTAAACGCGCTGTTGACGGAAAAACTGGAAACAGAGGAAGCGTAG
- a CDS encoding polysaccharide deacetylase family protein translates to MHKPAFLITIDTEGDNLWQKHDSITTENARYLPRFQQLCEKYGFKPVYLTNYEMAIDPVYIEFAKDVIARGTAEIGMHLHAWNSPPTDPLTDDDWRHKPYLIEYSDAAMREKVDYMTRLLEDTFQTKMVSHRAGRWAFDERYARLLVEYGYLVDCSVTPRVNWKTAKGAPQGDGGTDYRNFPQHAYFLDENDIRREGQSPLLEVPMSIQYKHSAWMNSLKQGYDRLRGKVRSPSVHWLRPKGGNVETMKKVVEQTLTQGNDYVEYMLHSSEYMPGGSPTFKNEQDIERLYADLEAFFSWLAPQVKGMTLAEYYNNKKR, encoded by the coding sequence GTGCACAAACCCGCATTTCTCATCACGATTGATACAGAGGGCGATAACCTCTGGCAAAAACATGACAGCATCACCACCGAGAATGCGCGCTATTTACCGCGTTTTCAGCAGCTTTGCGAAAAGTATGGTTTCAAACCGGTTTATTTGACCAACTATGAAATGGCCATTGACCCCGTTTATATCGAGTTCGCCAAAGATGTGATTGCCCGGGGAACGGCGGAAATTGGTATGCATCTGCACGCCTGGAACAGCCCGCCAACCGACCCGCTTACCGATGACGATTGGCGGCATAAACCATATCTGATTGAGTACAGCGATGCGGCGATGCGAGAAAAAGTCGACTATATGACCCGTCTGCTGGAAGACACCTTCCAGACCAAAATGGTCAGCCACCGCGCCGGGCGCTGGGCGTTTGATGAGCGCTATGCGCGTCTGCTGGTGGAGTACGGCTATCTGGTCGATTGCTCGGTCACCCCTCGGGTGAACTGGAAAACGGCCAAAGGCGCGCCGCAGGGCGACGGCGGCACCGATTATCGCAACTTCCCGCAGCACGCCTACTTCCTCGATGAGAACGATATTCGCCGTGAAGGTCAGTCGCCGCTGCTGGAAGTGCCGATGAGCATTCAGTACAAGCATTCTGCCTGGATGAATAGCCTGAAGCAGGGCTACGATCGCTTGCGAGGCAAGGTGCGCTCACCGTCCGTTCACTGGCTGCGTCCGAAGGGCGGCAACGTCGAAACGATGAAAAAAGTCGTGGAACAGACGTTGACTCAGGGTAATGACTACGTCGAATATATGCTCCACTCTTCTGAGTACATGCCTGGCGGCAGCCCAACGTTTAAAAACGAGCAGGATATCGAGCGCTTATATGCCGATCTGGAGGCTTTTTTCAGCTGGCTGGCGCCGCAGGTGAAGGGAATGACGTTGGCGGAGTATTATAATAATAAAAAGAGATAA
- the rfaD gene encoding ADP-glyceromanno-heptose 6-epimerase: MIIVTGGAGFIGSNIVKALNDQGITDILVVDNLKDGTKFANLVDLNIADYMDKEDFLIQIMAGEEFDDIDAIFHEGACSSTTEWDGKYMMDNNYQYSKELLHYCLEREIPFLYASSAATYGGRTSDFIESRKYEQPLNVYGYSKFLFDEYVRQVLPEANSQVVGFRYFNVYGPREGHKGSMASVAFHLNTQLNNGESPKLFEGSDGFKRDFVYVGDVAAVNLWFWENGVSGIFNLGTGRAESFQAVADATLAYHQKGSIEYIPFPDKLKGRYQAFTQADLTNLRAAGYDKPFKTVAEGVTEYMAWLNRDA, from the coding sequence ATGATCATCGTTACCGGCGGCGCAGGCTTTATCGGCAGCAACATCGTTAAAGCACTGAATGACCAAGGCATTACCGATATTCTGGTTGTCGATAATCTGAAAGACGGCACCAAGTTCGCGAACCTGGTAGACCTGAATATCGCTGACTACATGGATAAAGAAGACTTCCTGATCCAGATTATGGCAGGCGAAGAGTTTGACGATATCGATGCAATCTTCCACGAAGGCGCCTGCTCCTCCACCACCGAGTGGGACGGCAAGTACATGATGGATAACAACTATCAGTACTCGAAAGAGCTGCTGCACTACTGCCTGGAGCGTGAAATCCCGTTCCTGTACGCCTCTTCCGCGGCGACCTACGGTGGCCGCACCAGCGACTTTATTGAGTCCCGCAAATATGAGCAGCCGCTCAACGTCTACGGCTATTCTAAGTTTCTGTTCGATGAATACGTGCGCCAGGTCCTGCCGGAAGCGAACTCGCAAGTTGTCGGCTTCCGTTATTTCAACGTCTACGGGCCGCGCGAAGGGCACAAAGGCAGCATGGCCAGCGTCGCGTTCCATCTCAATACTCAGTTGAATAATGGCGAAAGTCCGAAACTGTTCGAAGGCAGCGACGGCTTTAAGCGCGACTTCGTCTACGTCGGCGATGTCGCTGCGGTAAACCTGTGGTTCTGGGAAAACGGCGTCTCCGGCATTTTCAACCTTGGCACCGGCCGCGCGGAATCCTTCCAGGCGGTAGCGGACGCCACGCTGGCTTATCATCAGAAAGGCAGCATCGAATACATTCCGTTCCCGGATAAACTGAAAGGTCGCTACCAGGCGTTTACCCAGGCGGATCTGACTAACCTGCGTGCAGCGGGCTATGACAAACCGTTTAAGACCGTGGCCGAAGGCGTAACGGAATATATGGCCTGGCTTAACCGCGACGCGTAA
- a CDS encoding O-antigen ligase family protein codes for MAYSDQHYFFSTPLERTTYAQAFIKENHPGNTEGYNNVKYNMHNDFLETLTLQGIMGALSLAFIYLSFAIVVIRQRIMTSALLPLFVLFICGLTDSVLINPQTAMLFLISVVISASLPTSNK; via the coding sequence TTGGCATATTCTGACCAGCACTATTTCTTCAGCACACCGCTGGAAAGAACAACGTATGCTCAGGCGTTTATTAAAGAAAATCATCCGGGAAATACGGAAGGATATAATAACGTAAAATATAATATGCATAATGATTTTCTTGAAACACTAACGTTACAAGGTATCATGGGCGCACTTTCTTTAGCTTTTATATATTTATCCTTCGCCATTGTGGTGATCCGTCAAAGAATTATGACATCAGCATTATTGCCATTGTTTGTTCTTTTCATTTGTGGGCTAACTGATTCAGTATTAATAAACCCTCAAACGGCGATGTTATTTTTAATATCAGTTGTTATTTCAGCTTCATTACCAACATCCAATAAGTAA
- a CDS encoding IS5-like element IS5 family transposase encodes MSHQLTFADSEFSSKRRQTRKEIFLSRMEQILPWQNMVEVIEPFYPKAGNGRRPYPLETMLRIHCMQHWYNLSDGAMEDALYEIASMRLFARLSLDSALPDRTTIMNFRHLLEQHQLARQLFKTINRWLAEAGVMMTQGTLVDATIIEAPSSTKNKEQQRDPEMHQTKKGNQWHFGMKAHIGVDAKSGLTHSLVTTAANEHDLNQLGNLLHGEEQFVSADAGYQGAPQREELAEVDVDWLIAERPGKVRTLKQHPRKNKTAINIEYMKASIRARVEHPFRIIKRQFGFVKARYKGLLKNDNQLAMLFTLANLFRADQMIRQWERSH; translated from the coding sequence ATGAGTCATCAACTTACCTTCGCCGACAGTGAATTCAGCAGTAAGCGCCGTCAGACCAGAAAAGAGATTTTCTTGTCCCGCATGGAGCAGATTCTGCCATGGCAAAACATGGTGGAAGTCATCGAGCCGTTTTACCCCAAGGCTGGTAATGGCCGGCGACCTTATCCGCTGGAAACCATGCTACGCATTCACTGCATGCAGCATTGGTACAACCTGAGCGATGGCGCGATGGAAGATGCTCTGTACGAAATCGCCTCCATGCGTCTGTTTGCCCGGTTATCCCTGGATAGCGCCTTGCCGGACCGCACCACCATCATGAATTTCCGCCACCTGCTGGAGCAGCATCAACTGGCCCGCCAATTGTTCAAGACCATCAATCGCTGGCTGGCCGAAGCAGGCGTCATGATGACTCAAGGCACCTTGGTCGATGCCACCATCATTGAGGCACCCAGCTCGACCAAGAACAAAGAGCAGCAACGCGATCCGGAGATGCATCAGACCAAGAAAGGCAATCAGTGGCACTTTGGCATGAAGGCCCACATTGGTGTCGATGCCAAGAGTGGCCTGACCCACAGCCTAGTCACCACCGCGGCCAACGAGCATGACCTCAATCAGCTGGGTAATCTGCTGCATGGAGAGGAGCAATTTGTCTCAGCCGATGCCGGCTACCAAGGGGCGCCACAGCGCGAGGAGCTGGCCGAGGTGGATGTGGACTGGCTGATCGCCGAGCGCCCCGGCAAGGTAAGAACCTTGAAACAGCATCCACGCAAGAACAAAACGGCCATCAACATCGAATACATGAAAGCCAGCATCCGTGCCAGGGTGGAGCACCCATTTCGCATCATCAAGCGACAGTTCGGCTTCGTGAAAGCCAGATACAAGGGGTTGCTGAAAAACGATAACCAACTGGCGATGTTATTCACGCTGGCCAACCTGTTTCGGGCGGACCAAATGATACGTCAGTGGGAGAGATCTCACTAA
- the rfaQ gene encoding putative lipopolysaccharide heptosyltransferase III: protein MTPETRTSSRVNPARILVIKLRHHGDMLLITPLIHALKQQYPAAHVDVLLYEETRDMLAANADINHIYGIDRRWKKQGAGHQLKMEWQLIRTLRQQRYDMVLNLADQWPSAIITKLTGAATRIGFDFPKRRHPAWRFCHTALASTELHNQLHTVQQNLSILAPLGLNVDDAPAKMGYSEQDWATSCALLPEGFQDNYIVIQPTSRWFFKCWREERMSALINALSEAGYAVVLTSGPDAKEKQMVETIMAGSPNARLHSLAGQLTLRQLASVIDHARLFIGVDSVPMHMAAALNTPLVALFGPSKLTFWRPWQAQGEVIWAGDFGPIPDPDDIDTNTDERYLDLIPTDAVIAAAKKVLA from the coding sequence ATGACGCCTGAAACCCGCACTTCCAGCCGCGTAAACCCGGCGCGAATCCTGGTTATCAAGCTTCGCCATCATGGCGACATGTTATTGATAACCCCGCTTATTCACGCTCTAAAACAGCAATATCCCGCCGCCCACGTGGATGTTCTGCTTTATGAAGAGACCCGGGATATGCTCGCGGCGAACGCCGATATCAACCATATTTATGGTATTGATCGGCGCTGGAAAAAGCAGGGAGCCGGCCACCAGCTTAAGATGGAATGGCAGCTGATTCGAACCCTCCGCCAGCAACGCTACGATATGGTGCTCAATCTTGCCGATCAGTGGCCCAGCGCGATCATCACTAAGCTAACCGGCGCGGCAACCCGCATCGGCTTTGACTTCCCGAAACGCCGTCATCCGGCCTGGCGTTTCTGCCATACCGCCCTCGCTTCAACCGAGCTGCATAATCAGCTGCATACGGTGCAGCAGAATCTGTCGATTCTGGCGCCGCTTGGGCTGAATGTTGATGATGCCCCAGCAAAAATGGGCTACAGCGAACAGGACTGGGCCACCAGTTGCGCACTGCTACCGGAAGGGTTTCAGGACAACTATATTGTTATTCAGCCAACCTCCCGCTGGTTCTTTAAATGCTGGCGCGAAGAGCGAATGAGCGCATTAATTAATGCACTCTCGGAGGCGGGATATGCGGTAGTGCTGACCTCCGGACCCGATGCCAAAGAGAAACAGATGGTCGAGACAATTATGGCAGGCAGCCCTAATGCCCGTCTGCACTCGCTCGCCGGGCAGTTAACCCTGCGCCAGCTGGCATCGGTCATCGACCATGCCCGTCTGTTTATCGGCGTAGACTCGGTGCCGATGCATATGGCCGCCGCGCTGAACACGCCGCTGGTCGCGCTGTTCGGTCCGTCAAAGCTCACCTTCTGGCGTCCGTGGCAGGCGCAAGGAGAGGTGATCTGGGCGGGGGATTTTGGCCCCATTCCCGATCCTGACGACATTGATACCAACACCGACGAACGCTATCTCGATTTAATCCCCACCGACGCGGTTATCGCGGCGGCGAAAAAGGTACTGGCATGA
- a CDS encoding glycosyltransferase family 4 protein, whose amino-acid sequence MSKFRLALVRQKYRPDGGAERFVSRALEALDDSDLELNVITREWQGPVKPEWNIHICNPRKWGRISRERGFAEAARQLWQRESFDLVQSHERIPGCDLYRAGDGVHRRWLQQRSRILPGWKSRLLFADRYHRYVMQAEREMYQDSHLRGVICNAEMIKQEIIEDFGLPAEKIHVIYNAIDNQRFLPPTEAAFVALRTKWNLPLQATCLIYVGSGFERKGLDAAIRAIAPTDRYLLVVGKDKEQSRYQQLAKTLNCEDRVRFFGMQSETLPFYQMADGLLLPTLYDPFPNVILEAMACGLPVITTTGCGGAEFIVQGSNGYVCDALDIPALQESVIALPARALGSAQGERARERIMTCTSERLSAQLLSLYQDLVK is encoded by the coding sequence ATGAGTAAATTCAGGCTGGCTCTGGTACGCCAGAAGTATCGCCCGGACGGCGGCGCGGAGCGCTTTGTCTCCCGCGCGTTGGAGGCTCTCGACGACAGCGATCTTGAACTGAACGTCATCACCCGCGAGTGGCAGGGGCCGGTGAAGCCCGAGTGGAACATCCACATCTGCAACCCGCGTAAGTGGGGACGCATCAGCCGCGAGCGTGGTTTTGCCGAAGCTGCGCGTCAGCTGTGGCAGCGCGAGTCCTTCGACCTGGTGCAAAGCCATGAGCGCATCCCCGGTTGCGACCTGTATCGAGCTGGAGACGGCGTACATCGCCGTTGGCTTCAGCAACGTTCGCGTATTCTGCCCGGCTGGAAAAGCCGTCTGCTGTTCGCTGACCGCTACCATCGCTATGTGATGCAGGCCGAGCGCGAAATGTATCAGGACTCGCACCTGCGCGGCGTCATCTGTAACGCAGAGATGATTAAACAAGAGATTATTGAAGACTTCGGTCTGCCAGCGGAAAAAATCCACGTTATCTACAACGCCATCGATAACCAGCGTTTTCTACCACCAACGGAAGCGGCCTTTGTTGCGCTACGCACCAAATGGAATCTGCCGCTGCAGGCGACCTGTCTGATCTACGTCGGTTCCGGCTTTGAGCGTAAAGGGCTGGATGCAGCGATTCGCGCCATCGCCCCAACCGATCGCTATCTGTTAGTGGTTGGCAAAGATAAAGAGCAGAGTCGCTATCAGCAACTGGCGAAAACGCTGAACTGTGAAGATCGGGTTCGTTTCTTCGGCATGCAGTCAGAAACCCTGCCGTTCTATCAGATGGCCGACGGCCTGCTGCTACCAACGCTGTACGATCCGTTCCCTAACGTTATCCTTGAAGCGATGGCCTGCGGCCTGCCGGTCATTACCACCACCGGCTGCGGCGGCGCGGAATTTATCGTTCAGGGCAGCAACGGCTACGTTTGCGACGCGCTGGATATCCCGGCCCTGCAGGAGTCCGTTATCGCTCTGCCCGCCCGCGCCTTAGGTTCTGCGCAAGGCGAACGTGCCCGCGAGCGCATTATGACCTGCACCAGCGAACGGCTATCGGCGCAGCTGCTCTCCCTCTATCAGGATCTGGTGAAATAA
- a CDS encoding glycosyltransferase yields the protein MRILFVIDGLPGGGAEKVVLTLAEHFLNQGEQVSLFSLRDVCDYPLPEGLDYQVIADRCRKPWRKLTELSRRARQLDAAIDKAEQQGHLDLVLSNLHKTDRIVSRSRLLSGRNVWFCLHGVFSTSYLGHRTGFDRWMKQQKIKRVYQGRNVVTVSDAVGKDLVEQFAIRPAQLKTIYNPFDIAALRAAAQEPSERPDGDYIIHVGRFHPGKRHDRLIEAYAQSGIDAPLVLLGQGKPEQEQRLRQLAQQLQVGDRVLFKGFQKNPLPWIKGARMLVLSSDSEGFGNVVVEALLLNTPVASTRCPGGVTEILTGELARGLADLNSPALAQTMQSIYHSPPAIDALMLEKFSVATICQQYRQLRSA from the coding sequence ATGCGCATACTGTTTGTTATTGACGGCCTGCCCGGCGGCGGCGCGGAAAAAGTGGTGCTGACGCTGGCGGAGCATTTTCTCAATCAGGGCGAACAGGTATCGCTCTTTTCCCTGCGCGACGTCTGCGATTATCCGTTGCCGGAAGGGCTGGATTATCAGGTGATCGCTGACCGCTGCCGCAAACCGTGGCGCAAGCTCACCGAGCTATCCCGGCGCGCGCGCCAGCTTGATGCGGCTATCGATAAAGCAGAACAGCAGGGCCATTTAGATCTGGTGCTCTCAAATCTGCATAAGACTGACCGCATTGTCTCCCGCAGCCGCCTGCTGAGCGGGCGTAACGTCTGGTTCTGCCTGCACGGCGTGTTCTCCACTTCCTATCTCGGCCATCGCACCGGTTTTGACCGCTGGATGAAACAGCAGAAGATCAAACGCGTTTACCAGGGGCGCAACGTCGTCACCGTTTCCGATGCGGTCGGCAAGGATCTGGTTGAACAGTTCGCCATTCGTCCGGCGCAGTTGAAAACGATTTATAACCCGTTTGATATCGCCGCCCTGCGCGCCGCGGCCCAGGAGCCGAGCGAACGGCCCGATGGCGACTATATTATCCACGTGGGGCGTTTTCATCCCGGTAAGCGCCATGACAGGCTGATTGAGGCCTATGCGCAAAGCGGCATCGATGCACCGCTGGTGCTGCTGGGGCAGGGAAAACCGGAGCAAGAACAGCGCCTGCGCCAGTTGGCACAGCAGCTACAGGTTGGCGATCGCGTCCTGTTTAAAGGCTTCCAGAAAAACCCGCTGCCGTGGATTAAAGGCGCGCGGATGCTGGTCCTGAGCTCAGATAGCGAAGGTTTTGGCAACGTGGTGGTAGAAGCGCTGCTGCTCAACACGCCGGTTGCCAGCACCCGCTGTCCGGGCGGTGTCACTGAAATTTTAACCGGCGAACTGGCTCGTGGTCTGGCGGATTTGAACAGCCCGGCGCTGGCCCAGACGATGCAAAGCATTTACCATAGCCCGCCTGCCATCGACGCCCTGATGCTGGAAAAATTCAGCGTGGCGACAATTTGTCAGCAGTACCGTCAGCTGCGTAGCGCCTGA
- a CDS encoding glycosyltransferase family 9 protein, with product MKSHHQKKFATLRTWNRKRNYFFKALRMTIARWIWDRRIKKEFVLAKGAKVLLLRDDGKIGDMIVSTSLIRELYKNGYMVDILATVNNIIAIEHNPYIRKIHIYDQQGNVPRLANESYDLVIDMGDKISPTSLRFLLKINTRNVIGFNKEKYNIYNKSIKFSGFQEHVTTRYALLMSELGFAHVNTSYDLFYPEETDVDVSDFLKKLPHSKNIIINPFAADSKRELSLSQLQQLFHEIKNYIPGYNIIYLDPNNKVISVLPEGVYKNPFPSLFSAMSLIKHADLVISPDTSIVHIAAAYRKPLVALYGNDMHGKYQNNKTWGPGYPEAVQILTHDKYHPISTIEVKDIVNAAQHIIKK from the coding sequence ATGAAATCTCATCACCAGAAGAAATTTGCGACATTACGAACCTGGAATAGAAAACGAAATTACTTTTTTAAAGCACTCCGTATGACGATTGCTCGCTGGATATGGGACCGTCGAATTAAAAAAGAATTTGTTTTAGCAAAAGGCGCAAAAGTTCTTCTTTTACGCGATGATGGAAAAATTGGGGATATGATCGTCTCCACCTCGCTTATACGTGAACTATATAAGAATGGCTATATGGTTGATATATTAGCGACGGTGAACAATATAATCGCGATCGAGCACAATCCTTACATTCGTAAAATACACATTTATGACCAGCAAGGTAATGTACCAAGGTTAGCCAACGAGAGTTACGATCTTGTTATCGATATGGGAGATAAAATATCGCCTACAAGCCTTCGTTTTTTACTGAAAATTAATACAAGGAACGTTATTGGTTTTAACAAAGAAAAGTATAATATTTATAACAAATCAATAAAATTTTCAGGTTTTCAAGAGCATGTCACTACTCGCTATGCACTTTTAATGTCTGAACTGGGATTTGCTCACGTTAATACCTCATACGATCTTTTCTATCCTGAAGAGACTGATGTCGACGTTTCAGATTTTTTAAAAAAATTACCGCACTCTAAAAACATCATCATCAATCCCTTCGCTGCCGATAGCAAACGTGAGTTATCACTTAGCCAACTTCAGCAACTCTTCCATGAAATAAAAAACTATATCCCTGGTTATAATATTATCTATCTCGACCCCAATAATAAGGTTATTTCTGTTCTTCCTGAAGGGGTATATAAAAATCCGTTTCCATCCCTGTTTAGCGCGATGTCTCTGATCAAACATGCCGATCTCGTCATATCGCCAGATACTTCTATCGTGCATATCGCGGCGGCGTACCGTAAACCTCTGGTTGCGCTTTATGGCAATGACATGCATGGGAAATATCAAAATAACAAGACCTGGGGGCCAGGCTACCCGGAAGCAGTGCAAATTTTGACGCACGACAAATATCACCCAATCTCAACTATAGAGGTTAAAGATATTGTCAACGCGGCTCAGCACATTATTAAAAAATGA